CTAACACAACcttgataattaaaataggaTGATAAAATTGAAGCGATCAAGtctttcttgaagaaattgcaCACTCTTGAATCTTGATGATAAACTAGTAATAAACaacaaagaaattttatcacaccttatcctcaaaatataataaacttaatCACCCACCATACACATTACTAATTCAGAGACATTAGAAGGTACAAGTTCTACCTAAATGTCACTTTTTTACCCAATTAATCAAATTCTTAAAAGgacttgataattttttatttttttgaagtgAGATGAAATcactatttataataaaattttgagagaaaacgGCCTTACGCATTTACAACTTGAAcaataaacacatttaaattgtttataacTTTCACTTCCGTAGTAAATAtgagttaaaattaattaaataaaaaaagcgTTTTCCATGGTAAACAGTGacatattttggtttaaatggAACTGTTTTCCACAtccgaaagaaaaaaaaaaacgagaAGCATTCAGCACTACTGCGGGCCAGAAATTGGATAAGTGTTGGGCTAATCCCGCCAGCCCACTACCGAAGTTTAATTGAACAAGGAAATTAGAGTTAATTCCACCATTCATCCCAAACTATAACCTTCATTCTAAACTGGTCCTCAAACTTTAAGACATTCTACTTAAATCCAAAAACTATCGAGGCTATATCAATAAGGTCCTCTTATTACTATGAGATGTTAGAGTTTATGCggcatattttaaaatgtaaaaatcaagaaaaatgaatattgtaaaaatcttgattttgaggctttcaaatattttaaaaaacctttatcattcactctctcttttcattttaaattatgtcttaTAAGATTTGACATGccatttaatgattttaataataaaagggcctaattgatataatataaatagtttaaggatgtaattagaatgttttaaattttaagaaatagtttaaaataaaaataataatttaaggaTATTTACTGCAATTAACTCAAGGAATCAATACATGCCAAATATATTGATATTCCAAAAAAcatatatcttttataaaaaaaacattagagTATATAATTACAACAACTACATATATGAAGCACGTATATTTGGAATCAAGAATTATAGAATGCAATTAGATTAATAATCAGAATTGATCAAAGTCAAACTAAGATTTATACATAGTAGGAATTAAGTTATAATAACTCATAAATAATTTAGataaggttaaattatattaatagtcaCTTAATAATggttttttgttaattattttaaatttttaaatatttttatttttataaaaaaaacaaaattgattgGATTAAGAATGTGTGGACATAAAAAAAGCAAGAATGGTGATTCCCTAGAAAAGTAAACAATTAGCATAGTATATAAAAATGATAAGGAATCAGTCAATAGATTCAAATTCACTTCACTTGAAAAGTCAAATTCGGAATGAATTATATGAAAGCTTGCTTCTTCCACACTTTTATGTGGGAATTTCGACCCATTAACCATATGTTTTGACTCACCTTCAGATTCATGACTTTATGGATCTCTCATTCTCTCCATTTcgtgttcttttcttttctttttctttctgaaTTCCCTAAATTTAGCTTTCTtatcaatttggtttttttaagctaaattcatcattaatcttaaaaaaaaaaaaagtagaattatgttttaacaaaacatcaaataaaatattaattttaacaatattagtGCAATAAACCTTATCACATTCAATGTGTAATTTATGTTAGCATGacattatttatcttatataccgtctcaataaataatttaaaattataaaatactctaaaaaagaaaaaaatagtatgaAGTACATATGGTCTACGGGCTTccctatttaaaattttaatgttttagttaaagaaacaataaattgattttttaatgtttattaatcaaattaaacttttttaagttaaattaagggtcaaatcaactttaaaataaataatgatgaaAGATGTATacattaaaagttatatttcaCCCTTAAATATGAAATCTTCataaaaggagaagaaaaaccCTTAAATGAAGTTCAACTTGtgctaattaattaatttaagaatgTTGACCTAAGTTAGCTTGATTTTGTTACGTTAAATGATTAGTacaaatgcaataaatataataaccAAAAAAATCGAAATCATCATTAAATAAAGATAGTCTCAGTACTTATGCTTAGCTATATAGTTGCAGCTCTTAAGCATAAAATTATTGAGTTCACAGCTGATGAAATAAGAGCTTCCCCATAATGTCGAATCCTTGGTGCAATGATGGCAAATCTCCCCAAAATCCCTGCAATAGTAATACGGTGTTTGAAAACAGCCCGGACCTCCTTCTGGGTTGGTTCAAGAACCTGAATGCTCAACACAAACAAGAGCTTATCATAGAATTGTCGACCAAAGTGCAAGGCCTTTCAATGGAGAAACAACTCCCAACCGAAAGGGCCGAGGTAGATGATGATCTCAAGGCAAGGCATTTCCAGCAACTCCTGCAGCGACTTTCTTCCAAGAAAAACAATGTCGGGTCCAAAATCCACAAGGCATATCTCGGAGTTCAACGTCGTTATATTATTGAACATGAAGATCAACATTTGTTGAAACCTGACAAGTTGAGCAATTTGAAATCAATAGATTCAAGAGCAGGATCGCCTGTTGTGAGGAAGGAAGGTGCCATTTCTGAGGTGGGGAGTTCGCTCAATCCAGAGCTATTcaagattaaaaaattttccaccaCAAAGTGAACAAGGTGGCGCTACTCATGAATCCAGAGCTAATTAATTCAGCTGCTTATTgttgaatttcaatatttcaaattatgattaaatattgGAAACAAAGCTAGTTAATGCATGGTGGAAATTTGGTTCTTATatttatgggtttttttttaaattaatacctaaattttcatttcgtcaaggaaaaaaattgtcaaatttaagGCTAAATGagtatttaagaaaaaaaaacatacatgCAATTTTAGTATTACTATTTCTTGTTGAACATATGTTCGTGCTGCTTATTCAATAAGGAGCAATTGAATTTTAGCTATAgtgactttttttctttttaaatacaTGTCATGAAGTTTGACAGATGTTTCAAATTTTAGCGAGAATTTCAATTTATGCTAATAGATAATATAAGATAAAAATCGGTGCAAATAATTTTTCTCCAAACCCTAAAAGCCACCTACTCTTTCTCTGGTTTGGTTTGTCATTGGAGTTTAATGCTGGTAAACTAACTCCAACTTGTTGAACTTTGACCAATCGAATATTACTTTGGTTAAAATAGGTTATAAATcttctttataaatttaaattttagttttttttctttttaattttcagatCTTAAAGTTTAggtctaatttttaataatgttaaaaaattttagttaaatttattgatgtgacatttcaaataaaaaaaactcatttggtagcaatgtaactaaaaaatgtaataaattgaatttgaatttaataaaaataataatgttaatagttggacctaaattttgaaatctagaaaatagatggactaaatttttagaaataaaaatacaaagaccaaattttaaatttgtgaaaaatgtaGGAACTTACGGCATattataactaattaattttcttgtttttgaaaagGGATTGCTTTTTTAGGTGAATGTACCTAAGATTAGACATGTCCAAGACTCTAGTAGCCCACTTGGCCCGACCCGATTAGGGTCGGGTTTGGACAATGATTTTTGCACCTTAATCTGACTCGGCTCAGTCTGAAATCAATTTGGAtgataaaagatatttataaaatttaaatttgattataaaagtatataatatatcaattacaaATATAGTTTTTTGAATAGTGAATTGGACTTTTTGGGTGGGTTGAGCCGAATTGAAAACGGGCTTGGGTTCGGAATTTTTTAAACAAAGCTTTAGGCTCCCTTTGGAAGCAACTGCATCTCAGTGCGTTGGCTGTTTTAGgctaaaaaaaattgcaactgAAACGTTAGTAAACGCAAGGCTGTTTGGAAAGCATTCTTCAGTGCGATGAGAATGCATTTCACCTCACCGGAGGCTTAATTTCAGACTGGAGCCTTTTGTTCCAGTGAAAATTGGGTAACTTCAATTgcttttttttccctcttttacCCATATATTCTTCCGTTGCATTCTTCTTCAGGCTTTTCTGATGTTTGGTTACCCTTCTTCTCCCCTTTCCCCTTCCCCTTGGGTTGCAAATCAGTGTTCTTGGATTTTCTgtgtttctctttttttctaattgaaattttcatttttttccttatttggttttgcattttttttttaaattttgtgttcTTGGATTGACAGGAGCAAAAGTTTTTGATCGGAAGTTCAATAATAAAACTGTCTtgcttcatttccattattTATTGCTTGGTTAACATTCTGTAAGGCCTTTGTAATTATGCTTCAATATCgtgtttcagttttttttttgttgattattTTCTAATCTTGAGTTTCCCCTATTCTGCATCAGATATGCATGTACTATGAGTCCATAATCCATATTATTTCAGTGATAACATGAGGGGTGTACTAAGGACATTGTTATTTGatccctcttttttctttttctcttatttaagGGACTTACATTTGTTATGCTCAGGTGTAAACCTTGATGGAATCTgttttcacttttctttctcAGAGAGTTTTTACATAGCTTTATGGCTCTGTAATGATGGTCATTGGAGTATATCCGTCCTATGGATTTTTGATCTAGCATTCTCGTctcccaaaaatattttaagttttacatttttccttttattttcactGGGCTTTGGGAGAGGTTGTTAAAACTTTTGCAAAACCAGTAAACTTTTGTGGTATCTACCAGATTGGTTCAATGCCATTTGCTTATTTTCTTGGCATATGGTGGAAGTCGTGACTCGTGAAAAGCATTAAAAAATAGCTCGTTTTAGTATGTATAACCTAAGTTGTCGGATTTTGGATCAGTTAATATCCAGAATCAAAGAATCACTGCAAACGTGATATATTGTTCTTATGGTTCCTTGCTATTCTGTAGAATCGGTGAGTTTATTTGCTATTCTGTAGAATCGGAGTTGTTCTTATGATCAATGTTGCAAACTTTTGCTTCTAAAGATGCTTGCAGTGGGAATTTTTATTGTTAGACTCCTGTGACTTCTTTTATGACTCTTCAATAGTCTGATCAATAAAGTCTTTGTTTTGAATGGTTTTCTTTTGTTGCAAAGGATGGTGCGCAGGATGAATTCAGTTTTATGctgtattttaaaatgttatgcTGTCTGTATGCTGATCTGTATTTTATTCTCTTGTGTTCTTTGTCTGGTGATGTTCAAATTGTTAGGGAGCTTGTTACAAATTTGTTAACGgttttgtttattaatgttTTCTCTGTTCATTGTCTTGGCTTTTCTAATCTATTCATCCTTATTCTGCAGCATATTGAAGACTTGACTCAGGAAAAGTTTTCACTGCAACGAGCTCTTGAGGCCTCATGTACATTAGCAGAATCTTTGGTTGCTGAAAACTCATCTTTGACTGATAGTTATAACCAACAGGTTTGTTTCCAAATATTAGATTAGCAGCATTACCGGCTGTCATGGTCatgatatgttttttttatcagTTCATCGTGCTTCTCCATTGCAGCACTTTCTGTCATTTCATTATCCTAATTTGTATTCTCAATCCTTCTTAAAaatctcttaattatcttataTTTACTTTTCTCCCCAGAGAAGCATTGTCAACCGGCTAAAATCTGACATGGAGAGCTTACAAGAAGAAATCAAGGCCCAACTGGTTAGTATTTACTATATTTAGGTACTGTAGTCACTTCAAATTGTTAGAAATAATTGAATCTCATATAAATACATACCACTTTATGTCATATGGTTAATGCAATGGTGTTTGTATGGCATGTGTCATGTGTGCACATATGCACATTGGTTTAGATTTGTTTGTGCTTAGATAAAGTTCTATCTAAAAATTGAGATACCTACTGCTGTCTATTGCATCTCTGGTGGTACCCATTAACCAAAAAATGCAGTACAAGGAACCCTCTTGAGGTTGTCCATGTCTATGCCCTTTGATCTACACTTGAAGGGGCCTTAAGTAGTGCTATCCCAAAGTTATTAAATATTGGGTTTGTTTCGATTTTATATTCAGGTTGGGCCTCTCAACCTATTGCCTATTGGTTTTAGGTTAGATGCttaataactttttatatataaaaatgatccTAAGGCTGGAGCTTGTCCATTTTTCCTGGATTCAATCAATAAGTCTTTGTTTTGAATGGTTTTCTTTTGTTGCAAAGGATGGTGCACAGGATGTTGTTGAACTTTGGCCTGCAATGCAATAGGAAACCAGCAGCAAACCAGCGTGCAGACCAGCATCCAAGCTGAACCAGATAAGCAGCagcattttgtttattttgttcatttgtaacTTGATTTAGTTGCAATGTAATTTATACTTAAAGTTAGTAGGAGTAgttgttgatttatgttttatgttatagCTGGTATGTCAGCTACATTTTGTTTGTAATTCTATCTAGGCTTTAGTCATGTATCTTATACTTGACTCGTTCAAGCTTTTGATGGTTTTTGAACCATGAACAATAAGAAATGAATCAGATATGTTGATGAAGAATTGAACATGTGGTTTCTATTGGTAATTTATACTTAAAGTTAGTAGGAGTAGttgttgatttatgtttgatgtTATAGCTGGTATGTCAGCTACATTTTGTTTGTAATTCTATCTAGGCTTTAGTCATGTATCTTATACTTGACTCGTTCAAGCTTTTGATGGTTTTTGAACCATGAACAATAAGAAATGAATCAGATATGTTGATGAAGAATTGAACATGTGGTTTCTATTGGATTTCTTCTGAAATTAAGAAATgaatcatttttcattcatcattGCATTGCTTCATCTTTAGCTCAAATGTGAATCATTTTGCATTTTCTCTTCTGATGAATATTCCAATCTATTGGACAAATACACTAGTGTGATGTTGGAAACATGGATCTAGATTTGAATTGTATGCCTTGGGTTTCAATATAAATGAAgcagaaattatatatttaaatttgatttattatataaatagtaagaatgaaatgaaaagtataaaaatattttgaaaatatgaatgttacattttaaaaatattttatccaatttctgttgaaataatgttttgatTGATTGTAGGCTAAACATGGATTTAACAATGCTAATGTTATAAAGTCATATTTTGACGTCTTTAATCTTATATTATAACTCCAATGTTAAACTaaatcaaacttaaagtttaagttaattttatcaCCCCAATGTCTTATAATATTGTATTAGTAAAACATTTTAAAGGATTTGGTATGTAGGCAAAATTTCATACAAACATAGATAACGAAATTAGTTCAATTGAGTAACACTGTTAAACCTTCTTGTTAAACTGAGCTGTTCAGTAACTTATGTGCTAGGAATTAGTAAAAACCAACAGTagcatatttatgttattgtaataattcatttttaattatttattattgaaaataaatataattgtaataatttttaatcatttattaaatttataattgttaaataattttaaaaatttatattatatatcatttttaatctaatgtccttaaaagtcattttctatttttacctcaccgctacagctgcgtttgaatccaaacacacactccaccgcTGTTTCTAATCTTACTGCTACAGTACCCAATCTCACtgctacagtaactaatctcaccgccaccgctgtttttaacctcaccggagctaaacacaccgcccatccaaactaagccGTAGTCCAACTTGACCCATGGACTCCTCTACTTGAGATGTCCCTCTATTATAGggatatgattaaattaatctctctactattaaatagattaatttagtccctgtactattaaaaaaattaaataaggcCAATTTGTAATAGAGCTAATCTTAATATTTAATGAggtattattttaaagtttttataattcagtaaatgaaatttttatttggaattgaaattttttaatatatttatataataaatttaaattttatcacaacTTGAgcttattcaatttttaatagtatataaaataaattgatacatttaataataatagaatgaCTAATTAAATCCAATCACTCTAATATTGAGTACACCTAAGTCgcttaacctttttttttttttatatttccatTCAACTTtacttcttattattattatttacaagaGAAGGtattgtatgaaactgtgattccacgTTATCCTTATTCCTTTCCAATAGAAGAATGacaaatcaattttttactcctgattttcagttttttcctccttacaaaatttaaatccaactaaaaatgctaaaaatcagGAGAAAAAGTTTGATTTGTCATCATCTTATTGAAAAAGATAAAGATAACGTTGAAtcacaattttatacaattctttctctgtttacaaatgtgattttattaaattttttatttacaagcGAAGGCaattctaaataatatttaattgttcCTTTAGatatttattgaaatatatattttaattttaattagtttaatattaaaaatagtaaaatatagagtattaagtaaaatttcagAAAGAGGCAACTCAATAAATCATAATGTCtgtcatttaaatattaaataagattgtaaaaaattaaaaatcaaattccaaccttaacttttaatttaatggtaCTACGTGTTCATcttaaaattaactttataaGTCCAATCACctagtatataattatatttattaaatatataaatctttaaacctGTCTAATATCTATATcatattgatataaaatattgtatattgaatgattaaatttttatataaaataaataattaaaaatttaaacttatattaaatttaatatatataatttatatgaaaaaatataaaaaattatgattaaattgttaaaatattaatagagGAAAggatgtaaaattattttaatataatctttCCCAtgatttaaaacttttttcttcaaaaaagaaaagaaagtgggCATATGGGGTGACCATGGGAAGCGGGCACCTAATGTCGCTAATGGACCAACTATCGCTTTCAAACCTCAGATGGGTGCAGTGGGGATGAACGGCTGATGATGTAGGATGCTTTTGAATTGAATCTGACAGAGTTTGACTGTACCAGGcttttagtaataataatacTGGGTTTTTTAGGCCCACACTTCTGCTGGTACTCAAATACTTATTCCTTGCACGAGGGCAGGCCGCTTCCCCATTATGTCGGTTCATAAAcccatatttaaatttgatttgagttaaaattttatgatcgTTGAATTCATCTCCCGGAAGAGGATTTCTGTTCACCAAAGGTCTGCAGTAAAGTTTTTGATGGTTGTTCCGGAAAAAGATGTTGAATCTTTGGTTTCATGAGATAAGTTTCTCTCCTATATTAGACTTTGAATAACCAAAAATCAACAAAGTTGTGAGTTCATCATAGAAGCAAGTTTTGAGTTCCTTCATTTTATTAGATGATTAACGTGCAAGGTTGATCGATATCATGGGATTTTGACTTGGTAAGATCAATCATTGATGGGAAACATAATTGCAGGTCCATATATATGACTCCTCAATTATTGCCCTACCTTCCCTTTCACTATTTCAATTCATagtattttagaaaaaataatcccaagaatataatttattaatatacacttccatattcatatttgaatgtctcacatataaatatatatatttttaaattagatgaaatatttatataaccTTTCATTGTACGAGAGCTTCAAATTTTGGCCACAAAATTTAAGAAATCCAataaattcatgcaatttctgATTTCATTTTATAAAGGAAAACATAAGCTTAAAACGTTTGATATAAAAGTTTGAAAGAAATTAACCTTACAGCTTGGCTGGTAATTTGAATAAAAGAGCTGGATATCAAAATTATGGTATCTAATGTCGGTAGCAGTGATTAATATTCTAATCACAAGTGCTTTTAAGGAAGAAAATGCCTGGTCATAAAATACActgtaatattatttatcaaatataattaatagaaAGGCTGAGGCTGACCCACATATTTCTTCCACAGTGGATTTTGTAGATTATAATAATGCATGTAGACTAAATCATGCAAGCAAACAAAAGAACATATCATCCTCAATCAGTgttcaaaattataaaagcttAGGCAAATTTTGCAGAAACTTGTTTAATTTCTTGCATTTACTTTAATACAAATCTGAAACAAATccttttggtttgactaatCAAATAATCCCAAAGAAAAAggtatttaacaaaatcaaaatgaatcaacGTGGAGCAAAGTGTATGCCTAATAAATCATCGATGTTTTCTTGATATAGCTGATATGACCCGAATTTGCTTTCATGGTGCTTCACACTCtgtaagaaaaagaagaaactaAAGATTCCTTAAAGATAAGTATGGTGAAATGTCATCCATGAACTGCAGCTTGAACAAATTTGAACCTTGGAGCCACATGGGAAGGACATGGACAAAAGTCTAACAATAAGCATTGTGTTCTAAATTTCTcatagaaaaggaaagaaacaaaagagtTCAATCAATTTCACTCCCCAGCTCCCCCATATTGAAAAGACGCAAATTAGACCATGTGtttaaacttatattataattcgGATTTAAGTGACTATGAATATTCAacataattattgaaaaatatcaGGGTACATGTTTTCAGAGATCTGTTccaatagttttaaaaaagaaaagaattatgTAATAATTGGAGGATATGagagaataataataaaagagagaaaggagGGTGTGTAGTGTGATACCAATGGCTTAGAAAATCAGGTGACATGATATCTCAAGtttcaagaaaaaaagatgaaatggaACTATTATGAGTGATGACGAACATTTCATGTGCAAAAGCAAAAGGGAAAGGGACAATGAGCTGAGGACAATATTCACAGTGAAATGGCTGAGCAGTGGGTCTCACCGCCCATGCAAATCTGTACCTCTCCATATATTGAAATACAGATCTTGTCTAACAAAGGAGAGACTAATGAGTCTGATCCCTTTAGGTCATGGTTGGTAATTACAAACggtgaattattatttttgggggCACCTTCACACTGTTTAAGTTGACACCAAAATAACTTTGGGTTTTTGTGTATAAATTTGTCTAGTTATTTTCATTGGTTAGCtgcttcaaacttttttttaaacccTCAAAGCTTCACaaggtttttctttctttcttttattttccttttaggGATAAATAATGGGAGGGTTCAAGCATCTTGTTGTTGTGAAGTTCAAGGAAGATGTGGTGGTGGAGGGGATTTTGAAAGGTATGGAAAAGCTGGTTTCTGAGGTTGATGCTGTCAAGTCCTTTGAGTGgtgagcttcttcttcttcttcttcttcttaatcTTTTAGATCATTTTGCATGCTTGTATTTGCTGCTCTTTCATTGACTtggtcaaaagaaaatgaagtaaataaacaaatagctCTGTTGGTTTCAAAAAACCGAAAGAATAATGGGTTCAAAATCAGTCACAGAATTGAAACTCAAGTACACAGTAATAAGGCCAAAGAAAGTGAGAAAACAACTCAACACTTGGGGGTTTCTTCATATTTTTGATGTTATTGCAAATCCCAGAGTTGCCATTACTTTGTGGTTTAAAAGGTTTTTGTActttaaattggatttgaacaaaaatcaatagaaaaacaTGAAGTGAATGTGTTGAAACAGGGGACAGGACATAGAAAGCCCAGAGATGCTTAGACAAGGATACACTCATGCCTTCTTGATGACGTTCGAAAAGAAAGAAGATTACACTGCATTTACCAGCCATCCCAGTCACATTGAATTCTCCGCCACTTTTGTTACTGCCATTGACAAG
This sequence is a window from Gossypium raimondii isolate GPD5lz chromosome 5, ASM2569854v1, whole genome shotgun sequence. Protein-coding genes within it:
- the LOC105771173 gene encoding protein BLISTER-like isoform X2; translated protein: MVPCYSVESHIEDLTQEKFSLQRALEASCTLAESLVAENSSLTDSYNQQRSIVNRLKSDMESLQEEIKAQLDGAQDVVELWPAMQ
- the LOC105771173 gene encoding protein BLISTER-like isoform X1, with protein sequence MLYFKMLCCLYADLYFILLCSLSGDVQIVRELVTNLLTVLFINVFSVHCLGFSNLFILILQHIEDLTQEKFSLQRALEASCTLAESLVAENSSLTDSYNQQRSIVNRLKSDMESLQEEIKAQLDGAQDVVELWPAMQ
- the LOC105770628 gene encoding stress-response A/B barrel domain-containing protein At5g22580, which encodes MGGFKHLVVVKFKEDVVVEGILKGMEKLVSEVDAVKSFEWGQDIESPEMLRQGYTHAFLMTFEKKEDYTAFTSHPSHIEFSATFVTAIDKFVVLDFPSVLAKSPA